The Fulvivirga maritima genome segment GGGGTAGCAGCGTTACCTGTGCTCCTGTGTTTTCTGAAACTTCTACTTTTCCTGTAGCTACTGTAACAGTTATTTCCGGTTCATCAGTAAAAGCATTGATATTAAAAGAGGTACCCAGCACCTTAGTACTCACCTCACCAGTAACCACTATAAATGGATGCCTTTCATCTCTCTGGACATTAAAAAAGGCTTCGCCAGTTAATTTTACTAATCGGATATTGTTATCAAATTCTTCAGGGTATTCTAAGGTGCTACCAGCGTTTAGTTTTACTATAGTGCCATCAGGAAGTTGGAAGGTGGATTTCTGACCGTATGGGTTGGCCTTTACAATAGTAGAAATCTGTAATGAACCCGATGTAGAAACTTGCCAGATAATAAGTGAGGAGATGAGCAAGAGTGCTATGGCAGCAGCTGTTTGTAACCAAACAGATCCACTGCGGCGTTCTTTCTTTTGAATTTTAGTGTTGAGTTTCCTTAAGCCTACGCCAGTGTCAAAATATTTTTCATCTCTATACGGTTGTTCCCAAAGTTTAATGTGTTGGTTAAGCTTTTTCTGGTTCGCCTCATTATTAGAAAGCCATTGGTAAAGCTGATCTACTTCTTGAGTAGAGGCTTCATTGGCGAGGTACTTAGCTATGATTACTTCTATGTCTTGCATTAAACATTGGGTCGTTTAATGTTATGAGTGAAATATGGCTAGCTGACCCCTATCCTGAAGTGTTTATGAAATTGTTAACACTAAATAGGCGCAGATAACACTTAGTTAATGTTTCTCTAACTGATAGATTTCAATGGCTTCTCTGATGAGCTTAAGCGCTTTCCCCATTTGATTTTCTACTGTTTTAATGGAGATTTCAAGAATCTTAGCTATCTGCACATATTTGAGTCCATCTATTTTGTGCATCTTAAATATGAGCTGGCACTGATGTGGGAGTGCCTCATACGCGCGTTGGTAATAAGTGTTTAGCTCATTAAATAATAGGTGGGTTTCCGGATTGTTAAAGTCTTCCGTATTGAGAGCACTGTCTATATTCTCTGCTAAAAAAGGCCTTTTTTTAATATGTAAAAGGGCTTTATTTCTGGCGATGGTAAAAAGGTAAGATTTGGTGTTAGTATGAACGTTGAGCTTTTTTCGGTCATTCCAAATTAGAAAAAACACATCTGACACTATTTCTTCAGCACTTTCAGGATCTGCTATCAGGTGGTTAACAAAGTTACATAATGATGAATAGTACTTCACAAAAAGATACTCAAGGGCCTCTTTGTTGCCTTTTTTGATTTTATTAAATAATATCAGATCAGGTTGTCTCATCACCGCAAAATTTGCATGAAACACCGAGTGCTGCAAAAATTGCCGGTTAACAAATGTTTAAGAAATAGTGACTAAATGCTTTTAGTTCCAGAATAAAATCAAGCCAAACTAGACTGTCTTTTTGTAGTTTTTGGTCTTGGCATCGCTTTTCGTGGCGTACCATTCTTCTGGATTGATTTTAACTTTTTAGCCTTTGATTTTTTCTTTTTATTCCACCACACTAAAAAGCCGGTTATGGGTAAGCTAGCGCAAATAAGACTTATAAAAAAAGCAAGTATTTTACCGGGAAGGCCTAATACAGTTCCAATATGAATATCATAATTCATCATAGACAGCTGATCTGCAAAAGAGGCTTCAGCAAAACGATCACCTGGGTGACGAAGGGGCTCCAGCGTATAACGATCATAGAAGTAAGTGTTATGATTATACCATGCACCGTGAATTTTATATATCGTAATTTCCACGGCGTCATCTTCATCTCTCAGTTGAGGTGTCATGTACATACCTTGTAGGTCGTGCTCCTGCTCCATAGTTTTATACCAGGCTCTATCTAGTGGAGAGGTGGTTTCGTTATTGATAAGGCCGGCATTTGAAATATCAGAGTGAGGATGGCTATGGCCGGGTCTTTCTTCTCCTGCAGAAGTCACATAGTAAAGTGAGTCTGCAAACCAATCAAAACTCCAAACTAGTCCTGTAAGGCCAATGATAAGGGCAAGCAATAAACTGTAAAAGCCCAGCACATTATGCAAGTCATAGTTGACTCTTTTAAAGCTGCCATTCCATTTTATTTTAAAGCTCTTTCTCATTTCTGATTTCTTCAGATTTTTAGGCCACCACATAACAAGGCCGGTAATGAGAAGAATAATAAAGATAATGGTGGCTACGCCTACAATAGGTCTGCCGATGTCATAAGGAAGCCAAAGCGCACGGTGACCATCAATGATAAACCTGAAAAAATCAAACTCACCATCGCCAATGGTCTGCTGTTTATTTAGAAACTGACCTGTATAGGGATTCATAAACACCACAGAGAAGCTCCTTTTACCCTCTTCAAATGAGCTAAAACCAACAGCAGCAGCCCCTTCACTATGAGCATAGGTGAGACCAGTGGGCTTGGAAGAAGGCATGTATTGCGCTGCCGTATCCAGCAATACGCTTGGCGGAACATAGGCTTTGTCTTGTGCCTCTACAAAGCGCCAAGGCTCCAAGGCGTCTTTAATATCCTGTTGAAAAACATATATGCACCCGGTAATACTCACAATGAATACTATTATTCCTGAAACTAATCCCAACCAAAGGTGAATCCAATCGTTGAATCTTCTTAGTGCACTTTTCTTCTTTTTGTTTTTCATGGAGAGGTGTATGAAATGAGGAGGCTGTCTCAAAAGTTACTTTTAAGTCAGCCTCCTTTGTTTTTATAAAAGTGACTCTTTAATTAAAAGAATCGCTTGTATTTAATTATTGTTTGAAAAATCCTGCAACAAAATTCGCTTCTACTGTTGCTCCTACGGTTGAAGTATAAGTATCAGGATCCATTCTGTATATGGTGATATCGTCTCCCTGAGGTATACAAATGTATACATACCCGTCAGCATATAAAGCGGCTAACCTTCTGCCTTGACCTGGGTGTTCAGGTACATCAGCAATGAAGTTTACAGTTTGGTTTTCAAAATCTATGATAGCAGATTGTAGTGGACCATCAGCCCATTGAACTTGTTCAGATCTATCGGCTACGTTAATTTCCGCGAATGCTCTTCCATCTTCTAGGTACTTCACATGAGCCGTGTTATATCCATCAGAAGCAGCCGCTATGTCAAAGAAATATTCTGTGTCAAATTCTGTTTCTCCGCTGTTGATTTTTAAAACTCCTGATGGCTTTGTGCTTTGTGTATAGCCATTCGCAGGATTAGAGTGAGAAAAAGCATAAATATTCCCATCTTCGTCTTTTACAAGACCACTCTTCGTGTTAAAGCCTCCAATAGGACCAACACGGTCATCAGTAATTATTTTCTCAAGTTCTAGCTCTGGGTATGAGAATACGGCAACTTGTGCTTCATCTGTAAATAAGGTTGAATACGGAGATTCAGGCATGCTAATATAATAACTCAAGAATAAGTGGTCTCCGCTTACTACCATACCAGAGTAAGATGGCCCTACTTCATTTGTTATTGCTGAAACCGCTACGCTTTTTGTTTCTGTTACTGCTACAGTATTAGGGTTAAACTTATTGAATATGATAGAGTCAGCCTCATTATCTACTGTTACTGAGATGAGTGTATTATCATCTGCTTTTACAATATCAGAAAGACTTGCAGGGAAAGA includes the following:
- a CDS encoding FecR family protein; translation: MQDIEVIIAKYLANEASTQEVDQLYQWLSNNEANQKKLNQHIKLWEQPYRDEKYFDTGVGLRKLNTKIQKKERRSGSVWLQTAAAIALLLISSLIIWQVSTSGSLQISTIVKANPYGQKSTFQLPDGTIVKLNAGSTLEYPEEFDNNIRLVKLTGEAFFNVQRDERHPFIVVTGEVSTKVLGTSFNINAFTDEPEITVTVATGKVEVSENTGAQVTLLPHEEAVYKRSEKLLTEQSADMEAALAWRDNNLLFHNASISKVINQLMYWYGVKIELKDNSLGHCHITGSFKDETLTHVLQALELSTNIHYKKQADTYILYGDGCQ
- a CDS encoding RNA polymerase sigma-70 factor — protein: MRQPDLILFNKIKKGNKEALEYLFVKYYSSLCNFVNHLIADPESAEEIVSDVFFLIWNDRKKLNVHTNTKSYLFTIARNKALLHIKKRPFLAENIDSALNTEDFNNPETHLLFNELNTYYQRAYEALPHQCQLIFKMHKIDGLKYVQIAKILEISIKTVENQMGKALKLIREAIEIYQLEKH
- a CDS encoding PepSY-associated TM helix domain-containing protein, producing the protein MKNKKKKSALRRFNDWIHLWLGLVSGIIVFIVSITGCIYVFQQDIKDALEPWRFVEAQDKAYVPPSVLLDTAAQYMPSSKPTGLTYAHSEGAAAVGFSSFEEGKRSFSVVFMNPYTGQFLNKQQTIGDGEFDFFRFIIDGHRALWLPYDIGRPIVGVATIIFIILLITGLVMWWPKNLKKSEMRKSFKIKWNGSFKRVNYDLHNVLGFYSLLLALIIGLTGLVWSFDWFADSLYYVTSAGEERPGHSHPHSDISNAGLINNETTSPLDRAWYKTMEQEHDLQGMYMTPQLRDEDDAVEITIYKIHGAWYNHNTYFYDRYTLEPLRHPGDRFAEASFADQLSMMNYDIHIGTVLGLPGKILAFFISLICASLPITGFLVWWNKKKKSKAKKLKSIQKNGTPRKAMPRPKTTKRQSSLA
- a CDS encoding DUF4374 domain-containing protein, with amino-acid sequence MRRMKQFAFSLLAASAAFLMTACSDDDDDNTPSGPAGDYVLSLAIQGSEGGFTYYSVPFQDVMSGNLSATGRGIEQPGYYDFTQIDETIYSIGGLDDVNVVGISRDANNELIQVGDVSFPASLSDIVKADDNTLISVTVDNEADSIIFNKFNPNTVAVTETKSVAVSAITNEVGPSYSGMVVSGDHLFLSYYISMPESPYSTLFTDEAQVAVFSYPELELEKIITDDRVGPIGGFNTKSGLVKDEDGNIYAFSHSNPANGYTQSTKPSGVLKINSGETEFDTEYFFDIAAASDGYNTAHVKYLEDGRAFAEINVADRSEQVQWADGPLQSAIIDFENQTVNFIADVPEHPGQGRRLAALYADGYVYICIPQGDDITIYRMDPDTYTSTVGATVEANFVAGFFKQ